A segment of the Arachis hypogaea cultivar Tifrunner chromosome 5, arahy.Tifrunner.gnm2.J5K5, whole genome shotgun sequence genome:
TTCTTCATCAGGGTGAAAGAGAGACTTGCATGTTCCTGGAGCAAATTTAATGCTACTCCTGGATATTCCGGGTCATTGATTCTCAATCTTTTATATAAATTCTAAATATCATATATGAAAATAAGTGACTATGAATGTTCCTGTAACATGCATTAATGTGCTCCAAATTAATGCAAATATTTCTCATGAAAGAAAGGAAAGGTAGTCAGAGTAATGGCAACTCTAATTACCATGTTTCACGAGGGATAGATGGGAATGGTGTATCTATGATTCCTAATGTTGGACCTTCCAAACCACTATATTATAGTTAAGATCATTTTCTCACTTCATTTAACCTCCTTTAAGGGAATTCGGAATCATCTTTGTTGTTAAATCAAAACATGCCGTTGGTTTTATATTATTAACCTGACATTAGATCTGAGCCTCCTAAGTCTAACTGTCTCCCGCATCAACCTTAATGTTGCACTGAAATTCACCTTTAAAAGGAAGCCTTTGATAGAATGGATTGTCTGTTGTCTGATGCAGCTATCTGCAAAACATTTTTTTCCCCTAAACAACCTTAAAGGGTCCCAAAAGTTTTCTATTCTGTATATtgctgttggaattttttatgtttcagtTTGCTTCCTAGTTGTTCATGCTTATCACTCTTTTCTCTTGTGATGCAGCTATTCAAATACCTCCCAAGATTGTCACCCAAGGTATCAAATATTTTCCAGGAAATGAAGCGTCACTAGTCGAGAATTTTGTACCTGCACCATCAGAGACCTTTATCTTAATGCGGTTTGGATTTGTCACCTGAAACATTCTTCAGTTTTGCACCCTAACCGTTCATTCTTCATGTGTGCAGTTGTATACATTGAACTCTTCATTTACAAATAATTACATTATCACATGCTTTTCTAAGCATGTGAAAATTTTTCAATGATTTTACCATGTTGGCCAATTGGGCTATTATTTTTTACCTTGAAATATATATGGTCAGAGTTGGCAACATTTTCCAAGAGTCGTCAAATTTCTAGTTCCTGCTGAAAAGCAATATGGACAGAGATATACCACCCAATATTTTGCTAATAAATAGGACCAAATGTTGATTTGATATTGAGATTCGCTTCCTTTGTATAGTTCCTTGAactattttgttttagtttttcctTTAGCAATCGAAATTGATTAAACTTTGCAATAGTTTTAATTGGATGGACTACGGGTACGTCTTGTACTAACGGAgtgttggtttatgattttttaactttaatttatttttgtctttcaaGAACCAAATTCCGGAAAATGGTATTCCTGGAAACCACATTTCTAGGAAAAATTAGAATCCTGTGTTTGCTTATATTCATAGAAATACTACTTCTAGGAATTAATGTTTCTGTTTGTTAATAGTTATACTCCCAAGAATATTATGTTAGCTGTCTGAAATGTccctaataattttattaaaaattgattttcttcCGTCAATCACAATATACTAGTACCTatcatttaaatttgaattaagtgACAATTATACTATCAAGGATTTGGACTTGGGATTAAttaatctttgaaaaaaaaacaagaaataccAATTAGTTCTTCTACGATAGTAAATGATGGACATGTATGTCCTTCTATCAATAAGTAGTACGAAACGATATGGAGTTACATTATTATAGTGATTCATGTTTCGTTATTGTCACATGAGcataaaaataatatagttttAAACAATAAAACATTATCGTTTGGGTTTTCATATAACATTTatcaactattttttatttaccacGAATCTTaccaaaaaaaatgaaattttattccaaaaattGTTATGTATGTGAGAATCTTTCATAAATAAATGTCACATTAATTATCAGTGCATATAAATATTATCATTAAACTTTTTGTGATGAATTGATAGAAGGACATAATGTGTCTATTGTTTGTTATCTTGGTCAAATTtagactttttgttttttttttagagaCAGACTAATTCAAGGTCAAAATCTTCAAAGACCTAATTGTtactttattctttaaattttaaacaacaaatgacaataaataatttataatttccgTCGAATGGGAATCTTGCAAACGTAACTCTCACATGAGAATAAAAAATGCCTTGTAAATGAGAATGTTAAGTTTCCGGAAATAAAAGATTTTTAGATATAAGATTAGATTAAGGTGTTAAATGTAACATCTCTACATTTGTATACAGTCATTTGATCGAATAACTTGAAATTCTTAATTGAATAACGTTCCTTTTAAACatgatatcaaaattaattttcgattaTAGTCCAACCTCAACAGTGATTGACACATCAAACTGTATCATACTCCAATCTAGTGCCATAGATACTAGGTCACACTGTTCTAAGTTTGAATTTTGCTAATTTCTTTGACAACTTAGTAGATCATTGGACGTGTGAACTGATCTCAAAAGTAAGCTTAATGTGCTAATAAATTATTGAGTATTGACAATGCATTATTGGAGTTTTAACGTCCTAAGTCGTATGACGAATACTTGCAACATGGATTGCAAATATAGAACACCATCCATAAAATtgataatccaataattgtgccAACAGAATACATCACAGTGATTATATGAACTTGGTTATTATACAAGCATTTAGCATGAGCCTTCTCTAAAGGATGCTTCTTTTGCAGAAACAGTTGGGGGATCAACAATCTATGAAGAAATTATGTGTGGATATCACTGCTTAAGAACAATCAGACAAGAGTCAGTTTCAGCATCGCTCAAAATAACTTATGTCCAAGAAAACAATTGTATGAATATTCCGAGGATCACTTCCCACAGGTTTTTAAGAAAATATCAATCCTAATTGTACATACACGAGCAGAACACAAGATTTTCAACCATTTTTGCTTTCAAAGCTATACATAACTGTAGTGCATGCATGTATTACATACACAAATCTCCTCTTACtaattcaaaacagaaaataaatagaaagcCAATAAAACAAAAGGTTCCAGTTAAGATTTTCAATTTTTCTCCTTCTGAAGAAAGAAATTAAACACACATGATACACAAATCTATAATATAGTCAACCCTTTACTACTTCAGTCTCATGTTTCCCTCCAAAACATCATCAGTCTTATGTCTTtcattcggttttttttttttttttttcttttcatcaggATCAGTCAGCAGTCATTGGTTGTGTCATGCAACACCTAAATCGGGCTTTCCGAACAGTTGTCATGATCTCAGTCTCTGCATTCTCGAGCATTCCTACAATTTCGGCAAATGGTGGGCGGACATCAGGGTTGGGATCCCAGCATCTTGTCATAATGTCACGGAGAACAGGTAAACAATCGTTGGGTATGATCGGGCGAACATTTTTGTTCACAACTGCAAATGCAGCCTGCACTGCTGTCATGTTCTGAAATGGAAGCATTCCGGTGATAAGCTCCCAAAGAACAATCCCAAAGCTATACACATCCACCTTTTGTGTGTAAGGCCTATGCTGGATCATCTCCCTGCCAAATATTGGAAAACATATAGGATCAGAACACATAGTAAACTCGTTTTAAGGAGGCACAACATATATCTGTATCTTCAGGATCACAACCAGAATGCACATTAAAatagtatcaaaaaataaaagaaaaaacaattcTTACGGAGCCATCCAACGGTATGTTCCAGTCTCAGGTGTCATTCCTTCAGTTTGCACCTCAATGCGAGCAACACCAAAGTCAGCAATTTTAATTGATTTGTCCCCAAAAATCAGAAGATTATCAGACTTCAAATCCCTGTGGATCAACCCAAGTCCATGAACATATGCCATGCCTCTAGCAACATCCAAAGCCTGTTTGACAGCCAATTTTAGGGGAACTGACCGGTTCTGACGCTTCATTAAAGACTGTCTAACAGAACCCCCTTTGGCATATTCCGTTACAATGCACCATACCATCGGTTTTCTGCATGCACCAATGAAACGAACTATATTAGGATGCTTTAGCGTAGCCAGCATCATAACTTCCTGCTGAAATTGTTGTTCCATCAACTGAGCCTTTGATAACTCATTTTCAGGCCTCTCCAGGATTTTGATAGCTACATCTTCACCATTATAAGTTCCCCTATAGAGTTTTCCAAAAGCTCCTTGAGCAAAGGCCTCACCCATATTAAGCTTCCTCAAATCAATTGTCCACTCATCAAAATTTTCAAGCCCCTCAGTTGGGGAACTGCTATCCATTAGAGCTTGAGCCAAAGCATCATCACTCAATGCATGTGTGACTCTTCCTCGACGATTTACACTGTTTTGAACAGAGTAGTTATCATTTGCACGTCTCCGCAACCCTTGGTGGTTCAATATGCGAGTATGGGAATCATTAGACCCAACACTACTATTATCTATGGACATCGCAACAGATCCCCCACCATTACTTGTTTGCATGCTGTCAATCGACATATTAGTACCCTCCCCAAGCTTATGGTAAAAGCCTTGAGAGAAATCATAATAGTTGTCAGTTGTATGCTTGTTGAGATCTATTAATCCAGGGAATTTAGCACCACCTTCCAACATCTTTTCAATCTTGTAAAGGAAAAAACTTTATGTCTTATTCCTTCAGCATCAGAAATTGGAAACTTTAAAAAACCTgggaaaacaaaaaggaaaaaactaAAGCCCAACTAAACTTTGAAAAATGTTCAGCATTTCTATTTATGaacattatttacaaaaaaaacaACTTCAACAAAGGTAACTCCATGTATGGTATACATTTCATTTACCATTTACAAATAATCAATGCAAAAAATCCTTTAACAATATAATAATCTAAcatcctttttttttctatttttttttaaaaagtaattatCAACAAACATATACTAAACCATATACTGCATCTAAAATTTAGAGATTGCTTTCAACTTCCCAAATCAAAACAAATGGGTATGAAGAAAACCCTACTCAACAGCAACATTTTTGTTCAGAATCAAAATCACAAATCAAATgcgtatataaaaagaaaaaaacctcAGAGACTAAGTCTAATAGCATTCCGTTTTACAAGTCAATGCACAAGAAGCCTCCATTGGAACCAAAattgacaacaacaacaacatcaaacaTCAATAGCAATTGGTAGAGACCATACCACAAAACTTACCAGCAGCATAATCCCTAATCCTTGTATCAAAAGCTACCAAATATGACTGAGAAACATGCGAAAGGTAAAACAGCTCGTTAGTCAAACGCTGTACggaactaaaaattaataaaatgtaaaaaaggaaataaattaaattgagcaAAATTCTCCTCGATTAAAAGGCTAGTGAGTGAAATCACAAAGCATAAAATGAAGAAGGGAACAAAGAATAAAAAGtgtgaaaaccctaaaatccatgAAAGTCCTAAACGAAGAAGGTAAGTAAGAGACGTTAACTTGTAAGGTATACCTCAACTCAGGAGGGGAGGGGAAAGTGTGTTTTTGGAGTTCTGATTGATCAAATCCAAGATTGAAGAGATCGAAGAGAATTGGAATTGGaactgagaaagaaaaagagattgctgaggaagaaggagaagaagtggTGTGAATGAAAGGAAAAATAACACCCAGGCGTGGAccaaataaaaaaacaaagaaagaaataaaaaaaaaaagcaaaggtAGACATTTACATGCAGTTGTCTGTACTTAAAATTAATAAGTAAAAATTATgtttagttaaattaaaatttaattatttttaactattaattttatataaaaataattatatataaattttaattaaaaaatctttttttatttattttacaaatatttataaaagaatatCCTGATTAGAcatgttaatatatataaaaaaaatgtttatatttttattttgataatattattttttttataaatttatacaaatatacaataaaaaataattgttattttgtatgaacaaaaataaaaatactatagtTGTTCTTGTTTGATAAGActatgaaataagaaaaaaaagatgttAAATACAAGAAAGGTATATTGTCTCTATTTTGGATACAAAATATATAAACTTTTGTTGTCCTGAAACATAgtatttcaatcacatctttaaTGTCAAAGgctttttaacaatatttttcttcctgtgttttaaaaatttaattatttaatttatttttataatttcattaaaattttaattaaatttttataatttaaaattttataattaaattttatatgagatagaattttctaaaaatatttaatagctatTAATTTTTGGAAAATATACTAATTTTAGAACATTTACTTCTAGAATATGTTACAAAATTATCATGtttcaaacataaaaataatattttaaaagactTCATATTCTTTTAACAAAGACTAGTTAATGAAGATTAACTAAATTTTtacttattataaaaatttaataaaatttaaaaaaattaagcatTTACTAGATATATGgtgatttatatttttatattaaaaattacgaAATAAAATTGTGTATTTATAATCTGataactttattttatattaatcaaTTAATGCAATCATTCACTATATTGAATATTTTGTTAAGACAATAGATTCTAGCTGaatccaatttttttaaaaagaatattttttggcatttgaataaatatttgtaCTAAAATTCAATGATAATAAAGTAGATGTCAATTATGAATATGAAAAATAAAGTGGAGACCATATTTCTTTAAGAATGAAAAAACATCAATACATATAATTAaagtttttatttattagttgctttttttaaatttttttaataattaactaattaatttatcaattgtttattttttttaaataaatctctCTCTCCTTTTGTTTTTTCAACTTGTTTTCTTCCGAATAGAGAGACTAAAAACTTGGAATTTGGGATAGCGTGAGCCATGCTTCACTCACACTTTTTTTGCGCTAAAATACACCCCATCACCGTTATCAATTAAATGCTATTTTGTTGATAAGCATCAAGCAAATGTTAGTAATATAACGTTTCATTTATTTCATTGCGAGAAAGGATAAGAAccgttttttttattaatattagcgaATGTttgatttatattattaaatttaaagtattaattgaatattaataaaaaataataaattttaaaatttaattaacgtgtattttaaaaatataaattaaaattattaataataaaaattataaataatttattttaataaatatattaaaattaaaattttatatttttataaagattttttaattaataaattgatcATATActctaagaatatatattaatttaaatttaaattaatactaaattaatattttgatatttttaaaccctagcagagaaagagtacgtactccgtactcaaggagaatgagagaaggagagagcgggGGCGAgttgagggtgaaacacggtgaGGAAGATGGTCATGCCATCAGAAGAGATAAGGAGGAGAGTGTGGGTGGGTGTGTATCCGGTGTTAAGGAGGGTTCTTCTCGAGAGGGGTTAGAAAAGTCATCCAATGTCTCTTTTCGAGATAAAGTCATTGGTGCAGAAAAATCTAAGGCCTTTGCATTAGTAGGGTCTTTATCTGGGAATTGTATCGCGACGGTCACAGGTAAGCAGGGTGATTCTCGTCCACCAAGTGTCAATTTTATAAGCTTCGGATAGTATGGCGCATCAAAggagggtttgatttgttggatgtggagtttggatatttttttgttaaatttgatattGCTGCAGAATCGTGAGAAAGTCATTCTTGGTGGCCCGTGATTGATAGACGGTCACTATGTTGCAGTAAAGCCATTGGATGTGGATTTTAGGCCATGCGAAAAATCCTTTGGATTAACGCTGGTATGGATTCGAGTCTCGGGACTTCCAATTTGGTAATTTTtacttattataaaaatttaataaa
Coding sequences within it:
- the LOC112801975 gene encoding serine/threonine-protein kinase STY13; its protein translation is MLEGGAKFPGLIDLNKHTTDNYYDFSQGFYHKLGEGTNMSIDSMQTSNGGGSVAMSIDNSSVGSNDSHTRILNHQGLRRRANDNYSVQNSVNRRGRVTHALSDDALAQALMDSSSPTEGLENFDEWTIDLRKLNMGEAFAQGAFGKLYRGTYNGEDVAIKILERPENELSKAQLMEQQFQQEVMMLATLKHPNIVRFIGACRKPMVWCIVTEYAKGGSVRQSLMKRQNRSVPLKLAVKQALDVARGMAYVHGLGLIHRDLKSDNLLIFGDKSIKIADFGVARIEVQTEGMTPETGTYRWMAPEMIQHRPYTQKVDVYSFGIVLWELITGMLPFQNMTAVQAAFAVVNKNVRPIIPNDCLPVLRDIMTRCWDPNPDVRPPFAEIVGMLENAETEIMTTVRKARFRCCMTQPMTAD